The Manis javanica isolate MJ-LG chromosome 4, MJ_LKY, whole genome shotgun sequence genome contains a region encoding:
- the SMIM5 gene encoding small integral membrane protein 5, translating to MAASDFVQEIHSIGERLRLKLQRLPRAEPVEIVAFSVILLFIGVVLLLLLIACSYCCAHCRPEQRARKVQVRPKSPQ from the exons ATGGCGGCCTCCGACTTTGTGCAGGAGATACACTCCATAGGTGAGAGGCTGAGGCTCAAGCTGCAGAGGCTGCCCCGGGCTGAGCCTGTGGAGATTGTGGCCTTCTCGGTCATCCTCCTCTTCATAG GCGttgtcctgctgctgctgctcatcgcCTGCAGCTACTGCTGTGCTCACTGCCGCCCTGAGCAGAGGGCCAGGAAGGTCCAAGTGCGGCCCAAGAGCCCACAGTGA
- the ERLN gene encoding endoregulin yields MDKLITKQNGIWNDKLWLNPWDQGGLVVIILFVTTVLFLILFAIMFGLFSPFKNVSQFEES; encoded by the coding sequence ATGGACAAACTGATAACAAAGCAGAATGGTATCTGGAATGACAAGCTCTGGCTAAACCCCTGGGACCAGGGGGGCCTGGTAGTGATCATCTTGTTCGTCACCACGGTCCTGTTTCTCATCTTGTTTGCTATTATGTTTGGTTTATTCTCTCCATTCAAGAATGTCAGCCAGTTTGAAGAGTCGTGA